A genomic window from Polyodon spathula isolate WHYD16114869_AA chromosome 43, ASM1765450v1, whole genome shotgun sequence includes:
- the LOC121305533 gene encoding metalloproteinase inhibitor 1-like, with protein MSSQACALFSSLLVALWFGELTNACTCGPQHPQTAFCNSDVVIRGKIVSSEEVDLENRTDGTGMWMRYEIKQTKMFKGFERLSEVQYVYTPRDEGLCGFEPRAAAKETEFLFSGMLTVGDRLTVTLCSFIQPWNNLSPAQRKGLMHTYKRNCDCRITPCNSIPCQLSTEAECLWTDSLFSHGWDHLQARQYACVHQGDGSCTWAAQKPAQQASGLHGASNQ; from the exons atgagTTCCCAGGCGTGTGCGCTTTTCTCCAGTCTGCTTGTAGCCCTGTGGTTTGGGGAGTTGACCAACGCCTGCACCTGTGGACCGCAACACCCCCAGACTGCTTTCTGCAACTCGGATGTGG TGATCCGAGGAAAAATCGTCAGTTCTGAGGAGGTGGACTTGGAGAACCGTACAGATGGGACCGGAATGTGGATGCGCTATGAGATTAAACAAACCAAG ATGTTCAAAGGCTTTGAGAGATTGTCTGAAGTGCAGTACGTCTACACCCCTCGCGACGAAGGCCTGTGCGGGTTCGAGCCCCGTGCCGCCGCCAAGGAGACGGAGTTTCTGTTCTCTGGCATGCTGACCGTGGGGGACAGGCTGACCGTGACTCTGTGCAGCTTCATTCAGCCCTGGAACAATCTGAGCCCTGCCCAGAGGAAAGGGCTAATGCACACCTACAAACGCAACTGCGACTGCAGG atcacTCCCTGTAACTCCATCCCCTGTCAGCTGTCCACTGAAGCGGAGTGCCTGTGGACCGACAGCCTGTTCTCTCATGGCTGGGACCACTTGCAGGCCCGGCAGTATGCCTGCGTTCACCAGGGAGACGGCTCCTGCACCTGGGCAGCGCAGAAACCCGCACAGCAGGCCTCGGGCCTGCACGGGGCTTCCAATCAATAA